The genomic segment CGGTCCCACCACAGCCTGCCGAAGAGGTCGGTGCCCCCAGAGGTCTTCTTGATCCAGCACTGCGGCGTGATGTCCGGGCGGTTTTTCTGGAGGTCGAAGCGGTTGCCTCCGGGCGGGACGGCCCGGTAGCGCATCATGCTCTTTTCCGTGGGGTTCCTGCGGAAGTGGAGGTTGAGTGGTGCGGGCTCGTTTCTGATTTCGAGCTCTTCGGGTTCTGGAAGATCAGCGATCATGTCGCGCACGGTCCGCCAGCGTGGGAGGCTCTTGTTGGCCTCGTCCGAGGTGTGGGTCTGCTGCGGCGGGAAGGAGACCGGAGTGACCTCCGACCGCTTCCATCCGATGATGAATGCCCGCTTGCGGGTCTGGGGTGCGCCGTAGTCGGCCGCGTTGAGCAAGCCGGATGTCGTCTCGAAACCGAGTTCATCGGCCCTTGTCGTGATCTCTCCGAACTCCTCGGACTTGAGCAGTCCCTGCACGTTTTCGATGACGAAGACACGCGCACCGGACAGGGCCACGATGTCCATGTACGGCTCCCACAGGGCGCGTCGGTGATCGTTTCTGCGCTTCTTGTTGAGCAGGCTGAAGCCCTGGCAGGGAGGACCGCCGATGACGATGTCTGCCTTGGGGGTGCGCCCGCTTTTGACCCACTCTTCAATGTCGCCGCATTGGGCATGGTCGCCGAAGTTGGCCCGGTAGCTGTCGACCGCAGCCGGATCGTTATCGAGCGCAAAAACGCTTTCGAATTTCCCGCAGAAGTCGGGATGAACGAAGCCCAGCGTCATTCCGCCGCAACCGGAAAAGAGGTCGATCAGTTTGTGCTTCATGCCTTTTTTTGACTTTTTCCAGACCCTATCAGATGGGATCGAACCGCTCAAGCATCAAGTCTTGAGCCTTTCCTTCCAATCGATCAAGTGGCTCAGGTCGATGTCGTACCCGACATGCGGGAGCACCTTCTCCACAATGAAGGAAACTTTATGATGTCCCTTGTAGTTCTTGGGAATGGGGAGGTTGGCTCCATTCGAATGCCCGGTCATGCTGGCGATCACGTCGTCCCTGATGTCTTTGTTGCGCAGGGAATCGATGACGGTATGCCTGAACGAGTGGAAGACATGCTCCTTCTTGAAGCCCATCTTGCGGAGATACCTATTGAAGTCCCGTGACGGCTTGTGACCGTAACGCATTTGGGTGTAGGGAAGGTGCGG from the Paucidesulfovibrio gracilis DSM 16080 genome contains:
- a CDS encoding DNA cytosine methyltransferase, with amino-acid sequence MKHKLIDLFSGCGGMTLGFVHPDFCGKFESVFALDNDPAAVDSYRANFGDHAQCGDIEEWVKSGRTPKADIVIGGPPCQGFSLLNKKRRNDHRRALWEPYMDIVALSGARVFVIENVQGLLKSEEFGEITTRADELGFETTSGLLNAADYGAPQTRKRAFIIGWKRSEVTPVSFPPQQTHTSDEANKSLPRWRTVRDMIADLPEPEELEIRNEPAPLNLHFRRNPTEKSMMRYRAVPPGGNRFDLQKNRPDITPQCWIKKTSGGTDLFGRLWWDRPSVTIRTEFFKPEKGRYLHPEQHRPITHREAARLMGFPDEFIFTGTKIEIARQIGNAVPPDMAAAVAEVVAEVLRQKTKKAA